AACATATCCCCATCCTGATTTCACCCATTGTTAACGGTGTTGCAGATTACACCAAGGGCAACAGGTTCTACTACCTTGAAGGGGTGCAACAGATGCCCCTGGTGCGCCTGCTCGGCAATGCGGCCCTTTCCTTTATTGCCAAATTTTCTTCCGGGTATTGGGATATTTTTGATCCCACCAACGGATTCACTGCCGTGCACTCCAAGGTGGTGGAACATCTACCCCTGGAAAAGATAGATAATCGCTATTTCTTTGAGTCAGACATGCTGTTCAGGCTGAACATCATTCGTGCTGTTGTGATGGATGTGCCGCTTCCCGCAAGATATGCGGATGAAAAAAGTAACTTGAAAGTCTTCCGTTCGATCCCTGAATTCGCTTGCAAGCATATGCGGAATACCTTGAAGAGAATCTTTTACAACTACTATCTTCGTGATTTCAGTGCCATGTCGCTGGGTCTTTTGCTGGGACTCCTGGCCCTTTCCATAGGCATGGTTGTCGGAAGTACGGCATGGGTGACATCTGTGCGCACTGGAGTGGTGGCAACCAGCGGCACGGTAATGCTCGCTGCATTACCGACGCTGGTGGGCATCCAGTTGATTTTATCTTTTCTGGCGACAGATTCTGCAAACGTACCGAAAATACCACTGCAAAAACGTTTATAATCCCGTCTTGTAAAGAAACTCTCCTCGCTGGCACACTTGAGATACATTTCTCGTCACCTCATCATTCACTGACAACGCACTCTGCCTTATGTGAAGGTTTCCCTATTAATTTTCCGTTGACAAGGAGCCGCATCAGTAGTTATAAAGAATGAACGTTCATTCCGTAAAAGAGGATTTGTAGAATGGAAAAATGTGACAAAAAGGAAACGATAATCCAGGCGGCTCTCGAACTTGTTGCGGAACATGGCTTCCATGGTGCCCCCATGGCGATGATCGCCGAGAAGGCTGGGGTTGGAGCAGGGACCATTTACCGTTATTTCGACTGCAAGGACACCCTGATCATGGAGATCTATGGCATTGTCGAAGAGCGATTCGTGACGGCGCTCATGGAGGGGTACCCGGAGAAAGGCTCAGTGCGCGAGCGGTTTCTCCACATGGGCGCGGTGCTGGTCAGGCACCTTATAGCGGCCCCGCTGGAGCTGCGTTTCGTCGAACAGTTTCACAATTCTCCATACGGCGTTGCCCATCGTCGGGAAAAGCTTTTCGGCGAACGGGAAAAGGACATCATAAGGGAACTTTTCGACGAAGCCAAGCAGCAGCAGATCTTCAAGGACCTGGATTTACCCATACTTTTCGCCCTGTCTTTCGGGCCGCTGGTGGACGTGAGCAGGGATCATATCCTGAAGTTCATCAACCTCACCGATCAGCTGATCGAACAAACGGTCGGTGCCTGCTGGGATGCGGTAAGGCGCTGAGTACAAACGGAATGAATATTCATTTCTACTAATTTTGAGGTTACAAGTGCTTACCAAGCTGTTTCTTTTATTGCTGGCTGCCATGTGGAGCTTGATCATAATCATCGCTTTTTCACGGCGCAAATGAACCCGCTGCTGCAGCCGCAATGGCGGTGTTTACTATAGGCTTTATTCAACAAAATCATACGAGGTATTTCAATGCAGATCACGAAGAGAGCACAATTAATCGCCGTCACCACCATTATCAGTGGTTGCATGCTGCTTTCCGGTTGCGGAAAGAAGAAGCAGGCAGGTCCGGTAAAATCCGGACCCCCCGAGGTAGGTGTCATCGAGGTGAAGCCGCAGCGGGTTGCCTTGACTACCGAACTGCCTGGCCGCACGTCGCCTTATATGATCGCCGAAGTCAGGCCGCAGGTGAGTGGCATCATCCAGAAGCGTATTTTTACTGAGGGCAGCGATGTGAAGGCCGGGCAAGTGCTCTACCAGATTGATCCGGCCACCTATCAGGCTGCCTATGCCAGCGCCAGAGCGGCAGAATCCCGCGCTGAAGCCAACCTGGTCCCGGCCCGACTCCGCGAGGAACGTTTCCGTGAACTGGTTAAAATAAAGGCCGTGAGCCAGCAGGATTACGATAATGCCTATGCCTCACTGAAACAGGCCGAGGCCGATCTGGCTTCAGCCAAGGCGGCGGTCGAAACGGCCCGCATCAATCTGGCATACACCAAAGTGACTGCACCGATCAGCGGCCGTATCGGCCGCTCGACCGTGACCAACGGCGCCCTGGTTACCGCCAACCAGCCGGCTGCCCTGGCCACCATCCAGCAGCTCAGTTCCGTATATGTGGATGTGACCCAGTCCAACTCGGAGATGTTGCGACTGCAACAGAGCCTGGCCAGTGGTCTGCTGAAAAAGGACAATGCGGGTCAGGCGCGCGTCAAGCTGATATTGGAGGACGGGACTGCCTATCCCGTGCCCGGCACGCTCAAGTTTTCGGAAGTAACCGTGGACCAGAGTACCGGTTCCATCACTCTGCGGGCAGTGTTCCCCAATCCGAAACAGACATTGCTGCCGGGCATGTTCGTCAGAGCCGTCCTGGAAGAAGGGATAAATGAACAGGCAATTCTGGTGCCCCAGCGTGGCGTGACCCGCAATCCGGCCGGCAATGCCATGGTCTTGGTGGTCGGGGCTGAGGATAAAGTGGAGCCCAGGGTAATCAATGTCGCCCGGACCGTCGGCGACAGCTGGCTGGTGAGCGACGGCTTGAAAACCGGGGACCGGATCATCCTGGAGGGAATCCAGAAGGCCCGGCCCGGTACCCAGGTCAAGGCCGTGCCCTTTAACAGCAACCCGGAACCAGCGCCCACCGGCGCAGGACAACCTGCCGCAACAGCTAAAAAATAAGGAGCCTCTCCATGCCTCGCTTTTTCATAAACAGACCCATATTTGCCTGGGTAATCGCCATCATGACCATGCTGGCCGGTCTGCTGGCCATCAAGACCTTGCCGGTTTCCCAGTATCCGCCGATCGCGCCGCCGCAGATAACCATCAACGCCATGTATCCCGGTGCTTCAGCCCAGACCGTTCAGGATACGGTCACCCAGGTGATCGAGCAGAAGCTGAACGGCATAGACAACCTGATTTACATGTCATCCACCAGCGACTCGGCCGGCGCCGTGGCCATTAACCTGACCTTCAAGGCAGGCACTGACCCGAACATCGCCCAGGTGCAGGTGCAGAACAAGCTGCAGCTGGCCACGCCGCTCCTGCCGCAGATCGTCCAGCGCCAGGGGATTCAGGTGGTCAAGTCCACAAGGAACTTTCTGATGGTGGTCGGACTGGTGTCGGAGGATGGTTCCATGGGCCGCCATGCCCTGACCGACTATATGGTGGCCAATATTCAGGACATCATCAGCCGGACGGAAGGGGTCGGCGAGGTAACGGTCTTCGGCTCCCAAAATGCCATGCGCATCTGGCTGAACCCGGTCAAGCTGAACAATTTTCATCTGACTACAAGCGATGTGATTGCCGCAGTTCAGGCACAGAACGCCCAGGTTTCGGCCGGCCAGTTCGGCGGCAATCCGGCGCCGCAGGGGCAGCAGTTGAACGCTACCATCACGGCGCGGACCCTGATGCAGACGCCGGAACAGTTTGATGCCATAGTTCTTCGCACCAACCCTGACGGCTCGACAGTCAAGCTCAAGGATGTGGCTGAATGTAAAATCGGCACCGAGAATTACGATATCGAGGCACGCTACAAGGGTAAACCCATTGGCGGCATGGCCCTAAGACTTGCGGCCGGCGCCAACGCCCTGGATACGGCCGATCGGGTCAAGGCCAAGATGGCTGAACTGGAAAAATTCGTTCCCCAAGGGGTGAAGGTAGTTTATCCCTATGACACCACCCCCTTTGTCAAGATCTCCATCGAAGAGGTGATCCAAACCTTGATGGAGGCGGTTTTCCTGGTCTTTGTCATCATGTTCCTATTCCTGCAGAACATCCGTGCCACCCTGATCCCGACCATCGCCGTGCCGGTGGTGCTGTTGGGGACCATGGGGGTGCTCTCCGCCGCAGGTTTTTCCATCAACACCCTGACCATGTTCGCCCTGGTCATTGTCATCGGTCTGTTGGTGGATGACGCCATTGTCGTTGTGGAGAACGTGGAACGGATCATGTCCGAGGAGGGATTATCCCCCCATGATGCCACCATCAAGTCCATGGGGCAGATCACAAGCGCCCTGTGGGGCATTGCCACCGTGCTGACGGCAGTCTTTCTGCCCATGGCTTTCTTCGGCGGTTCCACCGGCGTCATCTATCGTCAGTTTTCCATCACCATCATCTCAGCGATGATCCTTTCGGTATTGACGGCGATGATCCTGACCCCCGCCCTCTGCTCCACCCTCCTGAAGCCGGTGGCAAAGGGCCATGAGGCGTGTGAGTCGGGATGGTTCTGCGGTTTCTTCCGCCTGTTCAACAAAGTGTTTGACTGGAGCAGAGGCAAGTATGAAGGGATTGTCGGCCGATCTTTTGGTAAGCCGGTGCGCTATCTGGTGGTGTACGGCGCCATTGTCGCTGCCATGGTGTTCTTTTTCCTGCGGCTTCCCACCGCCTTCCTGCCTGACGAGGACCAGGGATTCATCATCTGCCAGGTCCAGTTGCCTGCCGGCGCCACCCAGGAGCGAACGCTGAAGGTTATCGAGCAGATGGAACAGCATTTTCTTGAAAAGGAGAAAAAGTCCGTAGAATCAATTATTACTGTTGCCGGCTTCAGCTTCGCCGGTCGTGGGCAGAATATGGGCCTTGCCTTTGTAAGGCTCAAGGACTGGAAACTGCGCCCAACTCCTGATTTGAAGGCGCCGGCCGTTGCCGGCCGTGCCATGGCGGCCTTTTCTCAATATAAAGATGGTCTGGCCTTTGCCTTTTCGCCACCGGCGGTGGTGGAACTGGGGCAGGCTAACGGCTTCGACTTTCAGCTGCAGGACCGTGGCGGTCTGGGGCATGACAAACTGATGGAGGCGCGTAACCAGCTTCTGGGGATGGCCATGAAGAACCCCAAGCTGATCGCGGTGCGGCCCAACGGCCAGGATGACTCACCCCAGTTCAAACTGGATATTGACGATGTTCGGGCCGGCGCCCTCGGGGTCTCCCTGGCGGATGTCAACAGCGTTCTGTCCACTGCCTGGGGGAGTTCTTACGTCAATGACTTTATCGAGAACGGCAGGGTAAAGAAGGTCTATCTGCAATCCGATCCCAAGTACCGGATGCTGCCGGAGGATATCAACAATTGGTATGTGAGCAACAAGACCGGCGAGATGGTGCCGTTTTCAGCCTTTGCCACAGCACACTGGCAATATGGTTCTCCCCGCCTGGAGCGCTATAACGGCATTCCGTCGGTGGAGATCATGGGGCAGGCGGCCCCTGGCGTGAGCACTGGCGAGGCGATGGCCGAAATGGAAAAGATGGCTGCCCAGTTGCCTCCCGGTATCGGTTATGAATGGACCGGGCTCTCCTATGAGGAAATACAGTCAGGCAAACAGGCTCCGGCCCTCTATGCCATCTCGCTTCTGGTGGTTTTCCTCAGCGTGGCGGCTCTTTATGAAAGCTGGACCATTCCCTTTGTTAACCTGCTGATGCTGCCGCTGGGCCTGGTGGGGGCGGTTATGGCCATTACCCTTCGCATGTTGCCCAACGATGTCTATCTCCAGATCGGCCTGCTAACTACCGTCGGGCTTTCAACCAAGAACGCCATCCTGATCATACAGTTCATCAAGGATCAGATGCATCAGGGCCATGAGCTGGTCGAGGCTACCCTGGCGGCGGTGAAGATCAGGCTGCGCCCGGTTATCATGACCTCGTTGGCTTTCTTCTTCGGCACGCTGCCCCTGGCACTTACCAAGGGGGCTGGGGCCGCAGCCCAGAATGCCATAGGAACGGCGGTTACGGGAGGATTGCTCTCGGCAACCTTCATCGATCTGCTGTTTATTCCATTTTTCTTTGTGCTGGTCTCGCGCATCTTTGCCCGAAAGCGGGTCGTTGAACCGGCTGCCGGCGCCAATGCCCAGGAGGTGCATTGAGATGAATAGAATAAAAAATATGTTGTATCTTTCCTTGGGGGCACTCCTCTGGTTGAGCGGTTGCGCCACGACCATGGCCCCTGAATATAGCCAGCCCGCCGCACCGGTGACCAATGCCTGGCCCAGCGGCCCCGCTTACAAGACGGAAGCCGCCAAACCGGAACAAAAACCGCTGGCTGAAATCCCGTGGCAGGAGTTCTTCGTCGACCCCCAGCTGCAGAAACTGATCGCCCTGGCCTTGGACAACAACCGCGACCTGCGAGTTTCCATTCTCAACATGGAGCGGTTCAGAGCCCAGTACCAGATCAGGCGCGCTGACCTGTTTCCCAATGTGGATGCCACAGCAGGAGCAACCTATCAGCGGATTCCTGAAGATTTCTCGGCCACCGGCCGGGCAACTACCGTTCACCAGTACGACGTGGGGTTGGGAGTCAGCTCCTATGAGGTGGACCTGTTCGGCCGGGTGCGAAGCCTGAAGGACCAGGCTCTGGAACAGTATCTGTCCACAGAACAGGCCCGACGCAGTGTCCAGATCAGTCTCGTATCCCAGGTGGCTACTGCCTATCTTACACTGGCGTCGGACTTGGAGCGCCTCAAACTGGCCAAGGACACCCTGGCTAACCAGCAGGAATCTTTCAAGCTGACCAAAAGCCGTTTCGACTCCGGCGTTTCTTCGGCTCTGGACCTGCAACAGGCTCAGACCAGCGTGGATGCTGCGCGGGTGGACATTGCGCGCTTCACTGCCCTTACAGCCCAGGATGCAAACGGTTTGAACCTGGTGGTAGGGGCATCTGTGCCAGCGGAACTGCTGCCCCAGTCCCTTTCCGAGACGCTGACAGCATTGAAAGATGTGGCCCCGGGCCTCCCTTCTGATGTGCTCCTGTATCGTCCAGACATTCTCCAGGCCGAATTCCTGCTTAAGGGTGCCAATGCCAATATCGGCGCGGCGCGGGCTGCCTTCTTTCCCCGCATTACGCTGACCTCCAACGTCGGCTTCGGCAGCGACGAACTGGGGGGGCTCTTCAAAGGAGGCGCCTTCACTTGGGGCTTTACGCCGAGGATATCGGTGCCGATCTTCGAGGGGGGGCGCAATCGCGCCAACCTGAAGGTGGCGGAAGTTGACCGGGATATCGCTGTGGCCCAGTATGAAAAGGCCATTCAAGTCGCCTTCCGCGAGGTAGCCGACGCTCTGGCCCAACGGGGAACCATTGACGAGCAGGTGGCGGCGCAACAGTCACTTACCGATGCCACTGCCGAAAGTTTCCGCCTTTCCGAGGCCCGTTACGAAAGAGGGGTCGACAGCTACCTCAATGTCCTCGATTCGCAGCGTTCCTTGTATGCAGCCCAACAGAACCTGATTAGCGCCCGTTTGATACGGCTCAACAACCTGGTTAGCCTGTACAAGGTGCTGGGGGGTGGGGCAGGCAAGTAACAGAAGGGGAGGATGTTACCGATGTTCTGAGCCCGACGGAAATTTTCCGCCGGGCTCTTTTTATTTCCCCCAGTGGCTTTTCCGGTTAAATAAACTTTCCTTGACAGATAGATAAAAATGAATTAGTTTGATATTAAATTATATCCACCTGAACAAAATGAGGTGCTCTTATGTACGCAAAGAACAATCCATCATTCCTGTCCTTGAATACCTACACAAAGCTGATGCGGGCTGCGGAGTCGGTTACGGTCAGGGTAAACCGCCACATGTCGGCTGCGGACCTGACCATCAGCCAGTTCGGCGTTCTCGAAGCCCTGTACCACAAAGGGCCTCTCTGTCAGCGGGACCTGG
This region of Geotalea daltonii FRC-32 genomic DNA includes:
- the adeC gene encoding AdeC/AdeK/OprM family multidrug efflux complex outer membrane factor — translated: MNRIKNMLYLSLGALLWLSGCATTMAPEYSQPAAPVTNAWPSGPAYKTEAAKPEQKPLAEIPWQEFFVDPQLQKLIALALDNNRDLRVSILNMERFRAQYQIRRADLFPNVDATAGATYQRIPEDFSATGRATTVHQYDVGLGVSSYEVDLFGRVRSLKDQALEQYLSTEQARRSVQISLVSQVATAYLTLASDLERLKLAKDTLANQQESFKLTKSRFDSGVSSALDLQQAQTSVDAARVDIARFTALTAQDANGLNLVVGASVPAELLPQSLSETLTALKDVAPGLPSDVLLYRPDILQAEFLLKGANANIGAARAAFFPRITLTSNVGFGSDELGGLFKGGAFTWGFTPRISVPIFEGGRNRANLKVAEVDRDIAVAQYEKAIQVAFREVADALAQRGTIDEQVAAQQSLTDATAESFRLSEARYERGVDSYLNVLDSQRSLYAAQQNLISARLIRLNNLVSLYKVLGGGAGK
- a CDS encoding efflux RND transporter permease subunit encodes the protein MPRFFINRPIFAWVIAIMTMLAGLLAIKTLPVSQYPPIAPPQITINAMYPGASAQTVQDTVTQVIEQKLNGIDNLIYMSSTSDSAGAVAINLTFKAGTDPNIAQVQVQNKLQLATPLLPQIVQRQGIQVVKSTRNFLMVVGLVSEDGSMGRHALTDYMVANIQDIISRTEGVGEVTVFGSQNAMRIWLNPVKLNNFHLTTSDVIAAVQAQNAQVSAGQFGGNPAPQGQQLNATITARTLMQTPEQFDAIVLRTNPDGSTVKLKDVAECKIGTENYDIEARYKGKPIGGMALRLAAGANALDTADRVKAKMAELEKFVPQGVKVVYPYDTTPFVKISIEEVIQTLMEAVFLVFVIMFLFLQNIRATLIPTIAVPVVLLGTMGVLSAAGFSINTLTMFALVIVIGLLVDDAIVVVENVERIMSEEGLSPHDATIKSMGQITSALWGIATVLTAVFLPMAFFGGSTGVIYRQFSITIISAMILSVLTAMILTPALCSTLLKPVAKGHEACESGWFCGFFRLFNKVFDWSRGKYEGIVGRSFGKPVRYLVVYGAIVAAMVFFFLRLPTAFLPDEDQGFIICQVQLPAGATQERTLKVIEQMEQHFLEKEKKSVESIITVAGFSFAGRGQNMGLAFVRLKDWKLRPTPDLKAPAVAGRAMAAFSQYKDGLAFAFSPPAVVELGQANGFDFQLQDRGGLGHDKLMEARNQLLGMAMKNPKLIAVRPNGQDDSPQFKLDIDDVRAGALGVSLADVNSVLSTAWGSSYVNDFIENGRVKKVYLQSDPKYRMLPEDINNWYVSNKTGEMVPFSAFATAHWQYGSPRLERYNGIPSVEIMGQAAPGVSTGEAMAEMEKMAAQLPPGIGYEWTGLSYEEIQSGKQAPALYAISLLVVFLSVAALYESWTIPFVNLLMLPLGLVGAVMAITLRMLPNDVYLQIGLLTTVGLSTKNAILIIQFIKDQMHQGHELVEATLAAVKIRLRPVIMTSLAFFFGTLPLALTKGAGAAAQNAIGTAVTGGLLSATFIDLLFIPFFFVLVSRIFARKRVVEPAAGANAQEVH
- a CDS encoding efflux RND transporter periplasmic adaptor subunit, whose protein sequence is MQITKRAQLIAVTTIISGCMLLSGCGKKKQAGPVKSGPPEVGVIEVKPQRVALTTELPGRTSPYMIAEVRPQVSGIIQKRIFTEGSDVKAGQVLYQIDPATYQAAYASARAAESRAEANLVPARLREERFRELVKIKAVSQQDYDNAYASLKQAEADLASAKAAVETARINLAYTKVTAPISGRIGRSTVTNGALVTANQPAALATIQQLSSVYVDVTQSNSEMLRLQQSLASGLLKKDNAGQARVKLILEDGTAYPVPGTLKFSEVTVDQSTGSITLRAVFPNPKQTLLPGMFVRAVLEEGINEQAILVPQRGVTRNPAGNAMVLVVGAEDKVEPRVINVARTVGDSWLVSDGLKTGDRIILEGIQKARPGTQVKAVPFNSNPEPAPTGAGQPAATAKK
- a CDS encoding glycosyltransferase family 2 protein, translated to MKSHLKDSEALSGNGRQSVAVVIPCYGVRNHILGVISAIGPEVQAIYVVDDACFEQTGRYVSEKCHDSRIRVLFNRENRGVGGATIAGYRQAISDGADIIVKLDGDGQMDPKHIPILISPIVNGVADYTKGNRFYYLEGVQQMPLVRLLGNAALSFIAKFSSGYWDIFDPTNGFTAVHSKVVEHLPLEKIDNRYFFESDMLFRLNIIRAVVMDVPLPARYADEKSNLKVFRSIPEFACKHMRNTLKRIFYNYYLRDFSAMSLGLLLGLLALSIGMVVGSTAWVTSVRTGVVATSGTVMLAALPTLVGIQLILSFLATDSANVPKIPLQKRL
- a CDS encoding TetR/AcrR family transcriptional regulator; translated protein: MEKCDKKETIIQAALELVAEHGFHGAPMAMIAEKAGVGAGTIYRYFDCKDTLIMEIYGIVEERFVTALMEGYPEKGSVRERFLHMGAVLVRHLIAAPLELRFVEQFHNSPYGVAHRREKLFGEREKDIIRELFDEAKQQQIFKDLDLPILFALSFGPLVDVSRDHILKFINLTDQLIEQTVGACWDAVRR